The Natator depressus isolate rNatDep1 chromosome 19, rNatDep2.hap1, whole genome shotgun sequence DNA segment TGTTCCATGTACTAGGGCTGGCTTCAGTAAAGAGTTGGAGAAATCGCGTACCTTGGCCTGCATGGTAATTGGGGAGTGGGAGATGAAGAGCTGGGACACCGACCTGGTGTAACTTCATTCCACAGGATGGTTCTGTGCATCGCCACCGACAACCCCAGATCCTCTGCCTGTCTGAGCGTGAAGTTTGGTGCCACCCTCAAGTCCTGCAGACACCTACTAGAAACTGCAAAGGAGATGAATGTGGAAATCGTTGGCATCAGGTACAGGGTGGTATCCTCATACCGTGAAGCCTGATTCTCCCTAAACTGACATAAGCACAGCCCCTGAACCCTAACTTTACTTGCactaaaaggagtacttgtggcaccttagagactaaccaatttatttgagcataagcttttgtgagctacagctcacttcatcggatgcatactgtggaaaataccgaagatgtttttatacacacagaccatgaaaaaatgggtgtttatcactacaaaaggttttctcttgtaaggagagtgatcactttatataagtgatcactttagatctctccccccaccccactctcctgctcgtaatagcttatctaaagtgatcactctccatacaagagaaaaccttttgtagtgataaacacctattttttcatggtctgtgtgtataaaaacatcttcggtattttccacagtatgcatccgatgaagtgagctgtagctcacgaaagcttatgctcaaataaattggttagtctctaaggtgccacaagtcctccttttctttttgcgaatacagactaacacggctgctagtctgaaacctttACTTGCACTGAACTTCATGGATCTGGGAGGGTCTGTCTGATCACCAAACCTGGGCAAATCAATCCTAGTGCATTCACTGGAGGGATTTCTCCTCTATTTCTTGTCACCAATAGCCCATGAACAGATGGCAGAATTCCACGTTGATTTCCACTTACCGATTGTTTGCAAATTACAAGTGTTGGACATTCACGCTGTTGGTTGGTTCTCCAAGTCACgtgatattgtttctgttccttgattGGGTGAGTTGGGGAACTAACCAATAACCAAGCAAATTTTGCATTGCATATTTGGGTGTAAAACTAAAAATTTGCACTTGGGGGTTTTGGTTTCACAACTAAAAATGTTTCAAGCTAAATTATTACCATTAAATGCAAGAAAGTCATGGGTGTGATCAAAATTAGTTAAATTTATCACAAGAGTGAATGTCTGTAATGTATGCCTTTTTTTTTCTATGTATTGCACCTTTAAGGCTGATATTTTTCAAAGGATCCTAGGGGAGTTAGAGGATCAGCTCCTGTTGAAAGTCATTGCAAATAGAGACCTAACTTCTTTGAAATTCCCAGCCTAGATACCTAGGGGCCTTGCTGGAGTCACTTAGTCTGCAGAGAGTTGCACACAATCTAGGAGAAATCACACACTGTGTCCTCCACTGGAGGGtttatatttgcttttctttAGTCTGAAAGGTTATTCTGActgtaagtctctctctctctcggtgtgTGGAAAGAGCATAACTCTCCTATAGAATGATTATTTGTGAATAACATTTTGCACTGTTTTCCCAAGTCTGCTCTCAACGCTCTGGCATTAGAGGAGGCTGGATGATGGGGCTTAACCCGGACTAAATTAAGGATTCTTCCCCCTTAGTTTTCATGTTGGCAGTGACTGCCCCGACCTGCAAGCCTTCACTCGGTCCATAGCAGATGCTCGGCTGGTGTTTGAAATGGGTGCAGAGCTGGGCTACAAGATGCATTTATTAGACATTGGAGGTGGATTCCCTGGCACTGAAAATTCTAAAGTCCGGTTTGAAGAGGTATAAAGATTACAGTTTGTGTTCTCTTTAGGCAGAGAAGGCAGCTGGGAGGGAGTCCTAGCTGGTATCTCAGCTGGGCTTGAATCTCTGGCCTTTATTTTGAAAGGGTGGTTAACTAATTAATAAATGTTGGAATAAGTGTTTGTGgtttctttctcccccccccccccaccaatcagaTGGCAGCCACGATCAACTCCGCCTTGGACTTGTATTTCCCAGAAGGCTGTGGGGTGGAGATCATTGCCAAACCAGGACGATACTATGTAGCTTCCGCCTTTACCTTGGCTGTCAATGTTGTTGACAAGCAGGAGGTTCCCTTGGATCCGCCTGGCTCAGACGGTAGGTTGAGCAGGTGGAATGATACATCTTCCTGCAGTGCTGAGCCCCCGGGGAGGCAACAGGTTGCTGTGATGGGTAACTGAACTGCGGGCCAAACACCTTTTGCTAGGAAAGATGAGAGTTGAGAGCCAACCAGCATACAACTGCTCAGTAGTTCAGATCCTACTAGTCCAAAGTGGACCTGTTTTGATATTGGATGGCAGTAGTGACTGCAGGAAAAATGGATGGGAGTTGATTCAGGCCTCAGTTCTCATTTTCTGTGTGGCCCTCAGCCGGGTCAGTATCTGGTCGCCCCTCAAAAGCCACGTCAGACTGACAAAGTCCCCTCAAATGGGGCATCTTTGTCCAGTCCCAGGAGCTCAAAGTATTAAGCTTGACATGTGAATTGACCCTTCGCTGAATCTGCCTTCCctgctctctccccatctcccagATGAAGAGTCCGGCAGAAAGAAGAGCATCCTGTATTACATTAACGATGGCATCTATGGATCCTTCAGCTGCATTTTCTTCAATcgcacctgccccagccccatcctgcacAAGGTAAGTGTCCCTTCCACCTGGAGGAAGAGGGACACAATAGACCAAAATAACTCAGCACTCAGTGGAGGGCCTGATCCACTTCTGGGATTCTCCCCAGCTGCACCTCATGCCTTTCCTCCGGGACGCTCTGTTCCATGCTCAGTCTCTGGggtttctttcccccaccctgagtATCCGAGCTCTTGGAGAGCCTTTGGCTGTAACTCCCTGCAGTGTCTCCCTAGTAGTCTGTCTTCACTAGAGAGCGACTTAGGGGTTAGCTACACTtacaagttagagcgcattaaagcagctcCGGGAGCCCTAACTCCCgacgcgtccacactggcaaggcacatagagcgccgggactctgcagctggagcgctcctggcaatccacctccacgagaagcataacgcttgctgcACCCCGGCTGAAATGCCCGGGCGTCAGTGTGAATGAGgggttgcattactgtgctgtgacttgcctccggaaacgtcctgtaatcccctgaagtcaagtggccactcttgtcattgctTTGAAATCGGCTGCAGGTAtgcagatatcccctttcaaagctccatttctgacagccggctgctaatctgctccgggacaaagcagcCATTAGTGTGGAaggctgtgagtgtgtgtgtgtgtgtgtggggggggtgggtctgttgctgtctgaatttacaagacagtatgctgacatgctctcagcccccgcaaaacacactgtctctccctccacatacacacgcaacacactccctgtcatgctccaccccccccccccatttgaaaagcacgttgcagccacttgcacgctgggatagctaccacagcaCACTGCCCTCTGTGGCCACGCcggtgcgcttgcagctgacagtgtaaacgcACGGCCgcgttttccctgctgcgctctccgaaggctggtttaactccgaGCGCTCTACATCTGGAAgggtagccaagcccttagacgCTGTCAGGGTGATACTCCCTGCCTGTCCAGGTGCCCAGCATGGCTCTAGCCTCCCTCCCACATCTATCCTGCTCCACACCTGAGCTCAGCCTGTTTGTGATACAGAGGACGGTGTAGGCAAGGCAGAATGTGTTCAACTCATCCCGGGTGTGACTCCACGGAAATCAGTGGTGTTTCCCGCAGGAGGACGTTGGGCTAAGGTTTCTAACTCCAGTTTCATCACAAATGAACCCTTCAAAGGTTTTTGCCCTCCTCCGAGTGATTGGACACCAGAGATCAGCCCCCAGAGTATCAGACCATTGATAGCTTGGCATTGGCCGCAGCAGTGCAACGGACCCTGGGCAGATCTCGAATTCCTGTAACTTCCTGTACCGACCCATGGTTCTTTTTAATACACTGTTGAATCCTTGACACCCATTCTGAAGCGTCGTTAACAAGTTTTCATGTTGggagagccctgcatggatacacaAATGTGTATCCACATCTGATCCGCTATCCGTAAAAATTATCTGCAGATATCCACATCTATctgcggatttgcagggctctacactgGGGGCAGGCTGAGGCTCCGAGGCATTCCCCTGCCAGCTCCCGGTCAGAGAGAGCCCcggacagctgtggggagcccgcGCAGAGtcgcggaccctccacctgccctcggctgggtggggagcctggAGGGCAGAGAcatggccaggggctgctctcagctcccctctTTCCCTGCCCTGCGCCGTGGGCAGGTGCAGGGTCTGCTGTGGTTCCCCATGGCTCTCCGGCTGGGATCCATGCTGGCCTTGCCAAGGGGAGTGGGGAGACCTGTGGAGCTGCCCGGGGGCTGCTTgggccccccgcccagggcaggtggagggtccatcgtggctccccacagctgcctgcccggCTTTTATCGTGGCCGGGTCAGAGAGAGAGCcatgctggcagctgtggggagctgcggcagccccctgcccagtgccccggCCCCCCACCCATGGCAGGTGGAGGATCGATGCTGCagttcctcacagctgcctgcccGGCTCTTACCATCAGAGCCCTGCGCaggtacaaaatttgtatccacatccacGCTGCCATCGGCAGAAATGGTCCGCTGATATAAAGCAGCTACccgcggatttgcagggctctacatgTTGGCTCCAAAATGCC contains these protein-coding regions:
- the AZIN2 gene encoding antizyme inhibitor 2 isoform X3; protein product: MVLCIATDNPRSSACLSVKFGATLKSCRHLLETAKEMNVEIVGISFHVGSDCPDLQAFTRSIADARLVFEMGAELGYKMHLLDIGGGFPGTENSKVRFEEMAATINSALDLYFPEGCGVEIIAKPGRYYVASAFTLAVNVVDKQEVPLDPPGSDDEESGRKKSILYYINDGIYGSFSCIFFNRTCPSPILHKKHGPDHPLFSSSLWGPSCDGQDCIADGLELPELQVGDWLTFENMGAYTIAASSSFNGHQQPQINYAMSREAVRLLQGKLPQPEEEDRESLCAPLSCGWEITDTLCITPVFTPARIT